The following proteins are co-located in the Dietzia timorensis genome:
- a CDS encoding succinate dehydrogenase hydrophobic membrane anchor subunit, whose product MAEAPVLQTSYDRPASLAQPRSPRLRNGGNFERNAWLFMRISGAALVVLVIGHLTIGLLIGDGVHRIDFNYVQERWQTPFWGTWDILMLWLAQLHGANGVRVVIADYARKDTTRFWLNLLLACATVLILALGTYALFGMAYHV is encoded by the coding sequence ATGGCAGAAGCACCAGTTCTCCAGACGTCGTACGATCGCCCCGCATCGCTTGCTCAGCCGCGTTCCCCGCGTCTCCGCAACGGCGGGAACTTCGAGCGCAACGCGTGGCTGTTCATGCGCATTTCCGGCGCGGCGCTCGTCGTGCTCGTCATCGGCCACCTGACGATCGGCCTGCTCATCGGTGACGGCGTTCACCGGATCGACTTCAACTATGTCCAGGAGCGGTGGCAGACGCCGTTCTGGGGCACGTGGGACATCCTCATGCTCTGGCTCGCGCAGCTGCACGGCGCGAACGGCGTCCGCGTGGTCATCGCGGACTACGCACGCAAGGACACCACGCGCTTCTGGCTCAACCTGCTGTTGGCCTGTGCGACCGTGCTCATCCTCGCACTCGGTACCTACGCGCTGTTCGGTATGGCCTACCACGTCTAG
- a CDS encoding succinate dehydrogenase iron-sulfur subunit — translation MTATAEKPTTQSSSDTNAPVPEGSTMITLRIMRFNPEDETKNGWQEFSVPALPTDRLLNLLLYTKNYLDGSLAFRRSCAHGVCGSDAMRVNGVNRLACKVLMKDMLPKDGSSITITVEPIRGLPVEKDLYVDMEPFFKAYRDIKPYLITSGNQPSNEHIQSATDRARFDDTTKCILCACCTTSCPVFWNDGSYFGPAAIVNAHRFIFDSRDEGAAERLEILNDAEGVWRCRTTFNCTDACPRGIQVTQAIQEVKRALLFAR, via the coding sequence ATGACTGCTACAGCTGAAAAGCCGACCACCCAGTCTTCCTCGGACACCAACGCACCCGTGCCCGAGGGTTCGACGATGATCACCCTGCGGATCATGCGTTTCAACCCGGAGGACGAGACGAAGAACGGTTGGCAGGAGTTCTCGGTGCCGGCGCTGCCGACCGACCGCCTGCTCAATCTCCTCCTCTACACCAAGAACTACCTCGATGGTTCTCTCGCCTTCCGCCGCTCCTGCGCACACGGTGTGTGCGGCTCGGACGCGATGCGCGTCAACGGGGTCAACCGCCTCGCCTGCAAGGTGCTGATGAAGGACATGCTGCCCAAGGACGGCTCCTCCATCACCATCACGGTCGAGCCGATTCGCGGCCTGCCGGTCGAGAAGGACCTGTATGTCGACATGGAGCCCTTCTTCAAGGCGTACCGCGACATCAAGCCATACCTCATCACCAGCGGCAACCAGCCGTCGAACGAGCACATCCAGTCGGCAACCGACCGTGCGCGCTTCGACGACACCACCAAGTGCATCCTCTGCGCCTGCTGCACCACCAGCTGCCCGGTGTTCTGGAACGACGGCTCGTACTTCGGTCCCGCCGCGATCGTCAACGCGCACCGCTTCATCTTCGACTCCCGTGACGAAGGTGCCGCCGAGCGCCTGGAGATCCTCAACGACGCCGAGGGCGTGTGGCGCTGCCGCACGACCTTCAACTGCACCGACGCCTGCCCTCGCGGCATCCAGGTGACCCAGGCGATCCAGGAGGTCAAGCGCGCGCTGCTGTTCGCACGGTAG
- a CDS encoding C40 family peptidase, which translates to MSALAAPLGALAGPLVEAQQLLGAVDATAPPASQVMPGVGSTIDAAAAVLPAAINFAEVAWEGAASLGAQESLATAATTLAELGSSGAEIGTLTSVAAQIAIRGAIEVAGIAQRCATQAAVLMPGALTPAGQVAILGVVSEAISAALVVVQRVKDELSGPTARMWAIAAELGTAPRAVLPGMAGAAAPTPAASGESEDSGSGASVVMGAGGSGTAHESDESSDGGESGSVDGASVTLPSGSEVDAPNEQAAQAVSSALSQQGVPYSWGGTTPGVGFDCSGLVQWAYGEAGVEIPRVAIDQAVGDQVSQDELLPGDLAVWDGHVAMYIGDGQIVEAGDPVSVSSVRTDNIGMQFLGFYRPTSE; encoded by the coding sequence ATGAGCGCGCTCGCCGCTCCCCTCGGGGCGCTCGCGGGGCCACTCGTAGAAGCGCAACAGCTTCTCGGCGCGGTCGATGCCACCGCGCCTCCGGCGTCCCAGGTCATGCCTGGTGTTGGTTCCACGATCGATGCGGCGGCCGCGGTGTTGCCCGCGGCGATCAACTTCGCCGAGGTCGCCTGGGAGGGGGCGGCGTCCCTCGGCGCGCAGGAATCGCTGGCCACCGCCGCGACCACGCTCGCCGAGCTCGGCTCGTCGGGCGCGGAGATCGGGACGCTCACGTCGGTTGCCGCGCAGATCGCCATTCGTGGCGCTATCGAGGTCGCGGGTATAGCGCAGCGTTGCGCCACGCAGGCGGCGGTTCTCATGCCCGGTGCCCTCACCCCTGCCGGGCAGGTGGCGATTCTCGGTGTGGTTTCGGAGGCGATCTCGGCCGCGCTCGTCGTCGTTCAGCGCGTCAAGGACGAGCTCTCCGGACCGACGGCACGCATGTGGGCCATCGCGGCGGAACTCGGTACAGCACCGCGTGCAGTGCTCCCCGGGATGGCGGGCGCTGCCGCGCCCACGCCTGCGGCGTCCGGCGAAAGCGAAGACTCTGGCTCGGGCGCAAGTGTCGTGATGGGTGCGGGAGGGAGCGGTACTGCACACGAGTCCGACGAATCTTCAGACGGAGGCGAGTCGGGCTCGGTGGACGGCGCGTCAGTCACGCTGCCGTCGGGCTCTGAGGTCGATGCCCCGAACGAGCAAGCCGCTCAGGCCGTTTCCTCCGCGCTCAGCCAGCAGGGTGTTCCCTACTCCTGGGGAGGCACTACTCCCGGAGTCGGATTCGACTGCAGCGGCCTGGTGCAATGGGCGTACGGCGAGGCGGGCGTCGAGATTCCACGCGTGGCGATTGACCAGGCAGTTGGGGATCAGGTGAGCCAAGATGAGCTCCTGCCCGGAGACCTGGCGGTGTGGGACGGCCACGTGGCCATGTACATCGGTGATGGCCAGATCGTCGAGGCCGGGGACCCGGTGAGCGTGTCGTCGGTGCGCACGGACAATATCGGTATGCAGTTCCTCGGTTTCTACCGGCCGACGAGCGAGTAG
- a CDS encoding MFS transporter encodes MKTGPSWLFALFFAAFVVYTDDYVIAGLLPEMAADLDVTTAGAGQLVTVFSLTVAVAAPLAAVLFANVPRRRLFTGALIVFALANLCAAATPSYAVLLVLRVLAALAAASMTPALFAYAAANAPPERVGRFIAVVALGVTGSIAAGVPIGTWIGGSLGWRATFATMAVAGLCALFSLLATLPRGELVEAAPTLGEQFGTLTRFPIVMGLLANAALMTGSMMLLTYLAPYLTETTTGGVSERAVSFAFAGLAGIAGIWLGGLASDRWGPDRTLIVGIGVFFLTMLVLWALWFARPAPLPLVLTFTAIWGGMAFWNSPAIQARLHALAGPVAPQALALNTSGTYLGVAAGGAAGGILLGTVGVGALPPVAAGFGVLALGLIALASRSAARTAK; translated from the coding sequence ATGAAAACGGGGCCAAGCTGGCTGTTTGCACTGTTCTTCGCCGCGTTCGTCGTCTATACCGACGACTACGTTATCGCCGGACTGCTCCCGGAGATGGCCGCAGATCTCGATGTCACAACCGCCGGCGCCGGACAACTGGTTACGGTGTTCTCACTCACGGTCGCCGTGGCCGCTCCCCTTGCCGCCGTGTTGTTCGCGAACGTCCCTCGCCGAAGGTTGTTCACCGGGGCGCTGATCGTTTTCGCGCTCGCGAATCTTTGCGCGGCCGCCACGCCGTCGTACGCAGTTCTGTTGGTTCTACGGGTACTCGCCGCATTGGCCGCAGCGAGCATGACGCCGGCGCTGTTCGCCTACGCAGCGGCGAATGCACCTCCGGAACGAGTCGGCCGTTTTATCGCCGTCGTGGCGCTGGGGGTCACCGGCTCGATTGCCGCAGGAGTTCCCATCGGGACGTGGATTGGTGGCAGTCTCGGTTGGCGTGCGACGTTTGCGACCATGGCGGTGGCAGGACTATGCGCACTGTTTTCGCTGCTCGCCACACTTCCACGAGGCGAGCTCGTGGAAGCGGCGCCTACCCTCGGCGAGCAGTTCGGCACGCTCACCCGATTCCCGATCGTCATGGGGCTGCTCGCGAACGCCGCACTGATGACGGGGTCGATGATGCTTCTCACCTACCTCGCGCCGTATCTCACCGAAACCACCACGGGAGGAGTCAGCGAGCGGGCCGTGAGTTTCGCCTTCGCCGGTCTCGCGGGCATCGCGGGGATCTGGCTCGGCGGACTCGCCTCGGATCGGTGGGGACCGGATCGCACGCTCATCGTGGGGATCGGCGTCTTCTTTCTCACCATGCTCGTCCTCTGGGCATTGTGGTTCGCGCGCCCGGCACCGCTCCCACTCGTGCTCACATTCACCGCGATATGGGGAGGCATGGCGTTCTGGAACTCGCCCGCGATCCAGGCGCGCCTGCACGCGCTCGCAGGACCGGTGGCGCCACAGGCATTGGCACTGAACACTTCGGGCACGTACCTCGGCGTCGCCGCCGGTGGCGCAGCCGGCGGCATACTTCTCGGCACAGTGGGTGTCGGAGCGCTCCCACCGGTCGCCGCGGGGTTCGGAGTGCTAGCGCTCGGACTCATTGCCCTGGCCAGCCGGAGTGCAGCGCGTACCGCGAAATAG
- a CDS encoding acyltransferase, with amino-acid sequence MTVLRGDEITDYSDDRGNRIIGTPAVVQPQTQVVFGSDNCTVRFGEDVNWMTHIYFNDEGGSVEIDDGAQCIGQLELGRECTVRIGKRLNVTGMFSVVTEDGCTVEVGDNCLFADKATIRAYDHHPIFDLDTRERINIARDVSIGSDVWLGYGVQLMGGARVGHGSVVGTMSIVTASNPIGDHCLAVGQPATVKRERIAWAKNGRPPASHMDPGAHTAC; translated from the coding sequence GTGACCGTCTTGAGAGGCGACGAGATCACCGACTACTCCGATGATCGTGGTAATCGGATCATCGGGACTCCGGCCGTCGTCCAACCGCAGACCCAGGTGGTGTTCGGCTCCGACAACTGCACCGTGCGTTTCGGCGAGGATGTCAATTGGATGACCCACATCTACTTCAACGATGAGGGCGGCAGCGTCGAGATCGACGACGGAGCGCAGTGCATAGGCCAGCTCGAGCTCGGGCGCGAATGCACGGTGCGTATCGGCAAGCGCCTCAACGTGACCGGGATGTTCAGTGTGGTCACCGAGGACGGATGCACGGTCGAAGTCGGCGACAACTGCCTGTTCGCGGACAAGGCCACCATCCGCGCGTACGACCACCACCCCATCTTCGATCTCGACACACGCGAACGCATCAATATCGCCCGCGACGTTTCCATCGGCTCCGACGTCTGGCTCGGCTACGGGGTCCAGCTCATGGGCGGTGCCCGCGTCGGGCACGGCTCGGTGGTCGGGACGATGTCGATCGTCACCGCGTCGAACCCGATCGGCGACCACTGCCTCGCGGTGGGACAGCCGGCAACGGTCAAGCGCGAACGGATCGCGTGGGCCAAGAATGGTCGCCCTCCGGCGTCACACATGGATCCCGGCGCGCATACCGCCTGTTAG
- a CDS encoding serine hydrolase gives MPIRPTLRTHRAIALSAVMGLGVATAPVLAAPGAVAPAYAQDVGADPMAEQTIQPGVAGLDPSVDITEAPDPQPLPTEPNFQYFSTPRDLTGCPYTQTPPPPVDESEVPQPGQRAPEAPPIPDEPAGGEKLGGCEPVAEQDFVVPPDITASGWIVADADSRKVLAAQDPHGRYRPASIIKTLLALVVLDHLDLDKVVTLTDEDLEGAEGTLVGLGAGGEYSLRTIFSGLLLISGNDAAYALANQLGGEERTLELMREKCEELGCTDTNPTSISGLDKPGNMTSAYDMSLMFSAALKNDVYRDIVTTERIGFPGYPAGPAAAPPNPDDPPADEPGATDDAGNVDNGDGSMTTPDGELVRKGFVVYNDNRLLEEYPGTIGGKTGFTDDARQTFVAGAERDGRKLVVVLMDGTSTPKTSFEQAQELLDAGFATAPDTEGIGELVGSSDDAAQAAGAHSDGTPKEPGNDDSDGILATISDRVPVAAWFGIAALLAVCLLFVRAGRKR, from the coding sequence ATGCCGATTCGCCCCACGCTCCGTACCCACCGGGCAATTGCGCTCTCCGCCGTCATGGGGCTGGGGGTTGCCACAGCACCTGTTCTTGCCGCGCCAGGCGCCGTCGCGCCGGCTTACGCGCAGGACGTCGGCGCCGATCCTATGGCTGAGCAGACGATCCAGCCGGGAGTGGCCGGACTCGACCCGTCGGTCGACATCACGGAAGCTCCGGATCCGCAGCCGCTGCCGACCGAGCCGAACTTCCAGTACTTCTCCACCCCGCGCGATCTCACGGGGTGCCCGTACACCCAGACCCCGCCGCCGCCGGTGGACGAGTCGGAGGTGCCACAGCCGGGTCAGCGCGCGCCTGAGGCGCCGCCGATCCCGGACGAGCCCGCCGGCGGCGAGAAGCTCGGTGGCTGCGAGCCGGTCGCCGAGCAGGATTTCGTCGTGCCGCCGGACATCACGGCCTCGGGGTGGATCGTCGCGGACGCGGATTCGCGCAAGGTGCTGGCCGCCCAGGATCCGCACGGCCGCTACCGGCCCGCATCGATCATCAAGACGTTGCTTGCGTTGGTCGTGCTCGACCACCTCGATCTCGACAAGGTCGTCACGCTCACCGACGAAGATCTCGAGGGCGCCGAGGGCACTCTCGTCGGCCTGGGAGCGGGCGGCGAGTACTCGCTGCGCACTATTTTCTCCGGGCTGCTTCTCATCTCGGGCAACGACGCCGCGTACGCGCTCGCCAATCAGCTCGGCGGCGAGGAACGCACGCTCGAGCTCATGCGCGAGAAGTGCGAGGAGCTCGGCTGCACGGACACGAACCCGACCTCGATCTCCGGGCTGGACAAGCCGGGGAACATGACCTCGGCCTACGACATGTCCCTGATGTTCTCCGCCGCGCTGAAGAACGACGTGTACCGGGACATCGTCACCACCGAGCGGATCGGCTTCCCCGGCTATCCCGCGGGGCCGGCCGCGGCGCCACCGAACCCTGACGACCCGCCGGCGGACGAGCCCGGCGCGACCGACGACGCCGGCAACGTCGACAACGGAGACGGGAGCATGACGACCCCGGACGGGGAGCTCGTGCGCAAGGGATTCGTCGTCTACAACGACAACCGCCTTCTCGAGGAATATCCGGGAACGATCGGCGGTAAGACCGGGTTCACCGACGACGCGCGCCAGACGTTCGTCGCCGGCGCCGAGCGTGATGGCCGCAAGCTCGTCGTCGTGCTCATGGACGGCACGTCCACCCCGAAGACAAGCTTCGAGCAGGCGCAGGAGCTCCTCGACGCGGGCTTCGCCACTGCGCCCGATACCGAGGGCATCGGCGAGCTCGTCGGCAGCTCCGATGACGCCGCGCAGGCTGCCGGTGCTCACTCGGACGGCACCCCCAAGGAGCCCGGCAACGACGACTCCGACGGGATCCTCGCGACCATCTCCGATCGCGTTCCCGTCGCGGCGTGGTTCGGCATCGCCGCGCTGCTCGCCGTGTGTCTTCTGTTCGTGCGTGCGGGGCGCAAGCGCTGA
- the sdhA gene encoding succinate dehydrogenase flavoprotein subunit gives MTERPVHNHQYDVVIVGAGGAGMRAAIESGPRVRTAVLTKLYPTRSHTGAAQGGMCAALANVEEDNWEWHTFDTVKGGDYLVDQDAAEIMAKEAITAVIDLENMGLPFNRTPEGKIDQRRFGGHTRDHGKAPVRRACYAADRTGHMILQTLYQNCVKHDVEFFNEFYVLDVCITETEDGPVATGAVAYELATGDLHVFHSKAVVFATGGSGRMYKTTSNAHTLTGDGMAVVFRKGFPLEDMEFHQFHPTGLAGLGILISEAVRGEGGILRNVDGERFMERYAPTIKDLAPRDIVARSMVQEVREGRGAGPNKDYVYIDVTHLGEDVLNEKLPDITEFSRTYLGVDPVTELVPVFPTCHYVMGGIPTNVAGEVLRNADDVVPGMYAAGECACVSVHGSNRLGTNSLLDINVFGKRSGIAAAEFARTHDFVELPDTPEKMVAEWLDQMLSDHGNENAANIRFELQAMMDDKASVFRTEESLTEAREEIHKLKKRYNHVVVSDKGRRFNTELLEAIELGFLLELAEVTVIGALNREESRGGHAREDFQKRDDEKFMKHTMATKKDGLDLLSEIELTWKPVVQTRYEPMERKY, from the coding sequence ATGACTGAACGTCCAGTACACAATCACCAGTACGACGTCGTAATCGTCGGCGCCGGCGGCGCAGGTATGCGTGCCGCGATCGAGTCGGGTCCGCGCGTGCGTACCGCCGTGCTCACCAAGCTCTACCCCACCCGCTCCCACACCGGCGCCGCGCAGGGCGGTATGTGCGCAGCCCTCGCCAATGTCGAGGAAGACAACTGGGAGTGGCACACCTTCGACACCGTCAAGGGCGGCGACTACCTCGTCGATCAGGATGCTGCGGAGATCATGGCGAAGGAAGCCATCACCGCCGTCATCGACCTCGAGAACATGGGTCTGCCGTTCAACCGCACGCCCGAGGGCAAGATCGACCAGCGTCGCTTCGGTGGCCACACGCGTGACCACGGCAAGGCCCCGGTGCGCCGCGCCTGCTACGCCGCGGACCGTACTGGCCACATGATCCTGCAGACGCTGTACCAGAACTGCGTCAAGCACGACGTGGAGTTCTTCAACGAGTTCTACGTCCTCGACGTGTGCATCACCGAGACCGAGGACGGCCCGGTGGCGACGGGCGCAGTGGCCTACGAGCTGGCCACGGGCGATCTTCACGTCTTCCACTCGAAGGCCGTGGTTTTCGCCACCGGCGGTTCGGGACGCATGTACAAGACCACCTCGAACGCGCACACCCTCACCGGTGACGGCATGGCCGTGGTCTTCCGCAAGGGATTCCCGCTCGAGGACATGGAGTTCCACCAGTTCCACCCGACAGGGCTTGCCGGCCTCGGCATCCTCATCTCCGAGGCAGTCCGCGGTGAGGGCGGCATCCTCCGTAACGTCGACGGTGAGCGCTTCATGGAGCGCTACGCCCCGACGATCAAGGACCTCGCCCCCCGCGATATCGTCGCCCGCTCGATGGTTCAGGAAGTGCGCGAGGGACGCGGCGCCGGCCCGAACAAGGATTACGTCTACATCGACGTCACCCACCTCGGCGAGGACGTTCTCAACGAGAAGCTCCCCGACATCACCGAGTTCTCCCGCACGTACCTCGGCGTGGACCCGGTCACCGAGCTCGTGCCCGTGTTCCCGACCTGCCACTACGTCATGGGCGGCATCCCGACCAACGTCGCCGGCGAGGTGCTTCGCAACGCCGATGATGTCGTGCCCGGCATGTACGCCGCCGGCGAGTGCGCCTGCGTGTCCGTGCACGGTTCCAACCGTCTCGGCACCAACTCGCTGCTCGACATCAACGTCTTCGGCAAGCGCTCGGGCATCGCCGCCGCAGAGTTCGCGCGGACCCACGACTTCGTCGAGCTCCCCGATACCCCGGAGAAGATGGTCGCCGAGTGGCTCGATCAGATGCTCTCGGATCACGGCAACGAGAACGCGGCCAATATCCGCTTCGAGCTCCAGGCGATGATGGACGACAAGGCGTCTGTGTTCCGCACCGAGGAGTCACTCACCGAGGCGCGCGAAGAGATTCACAAGCTCAAGAAGCGCTACAACCACGTGGTCGTCTCCGATAAGGGACGGCGCTTCAACACCGAACTTCTCGAGGCGATCGAGCTCGGCTTCCTGCTGGAGCTCGCCGAGGTCACCGTCATCGGTGCCCTCAACCGCGAGGAGTCGCGCGGCGGCCACGCCCGCGAGGACTTCCAAAAGCGTGACGACGAGAAGTTCATGAAGCACACCATGGCTACCAAGAAGGACGGACTCGATCTCCTGTCCGAGATCGAGCTCACGTGGAAGCCGGTCGTGCAGACCCGTTACGAGCCGATGGAGCGTAAGTACTAA
- the sdhC gene encoding succinate dehydrogenase, cytochrome b556 subunit — MTSQAQAHPPQARDRKLSIYKGDPGMWSWVLHRITGVALFFYLFVHVLDTSMVTFSPETYNAIIDTYKTPIVGLLEIGLVALVLFHAFNGVRIILVDFWSKGVKYQRQMLWIALGLWVVVFAGFASRQLFLLFSHL, encoded by the coding sequence ATGACCAGTCAGGCTCAAGCTCACCCGCCGCAGGCGCGTGACAGAAAGCTCTCCATTTACAAGGGCGATCCGGGGATGTGGTCCTGGGTTCTGCACCGCATTACCGGTGTCGCGCTGTTCTTCTATCTCTTCGTGCACGTGCTCGACACGTCGATGGTCACCTTCAGCCCGGAGACCTACAACGCGATCATCGATACGTACAAGACGCCGATCGTCGGCCTGCTCGAGATCGGCCTTGTGGCCCTGGTCCTCTTCCACGCGTTCAACGGCGTGCGGATCATCCTCGTGGACTTCTGGTCGAAGGGCGTGAAGTACCAGCGCCAGATGCTCTGGATCGCGCTCGGCCTGTGGGTCGTCGTGTTCGCAGGCTTCGCGTCCCGTCAGCTCTTCCTCCTCTTCTCGCACCTGTAA
- a CDS encoding type VII secretion target: protein MLEQFGQDPVPAGGSSPLPESAPHSFTPAQTSGTTAVDPWELERVGAELENASALVSDGLAAYESIPMDVLAVALGPVGGEFLAAFDAATTRHRHLLAHTGRCVGAAGQLCRACANAFEGVDDSAAGSLNAADAAGTGEMKV from the coding sequence GTGCTCGAACAATTTGGCCAGGACCCGGTGCCCGCCGGCGGCTCCTCGCCGTTGCCGGAGTCTGCACCTCACTCCTTCACACCCGCCCAGACCTCGGGGACGACGGCGGTGGATCCGTGGGAGCTCGAACGTGTGGGCGCGGAGCTCGAGAACGCCTCCGCCTTGGTGAGCGATGGGCTTGCCGCATACGAGTCGATCCCCATGGACGTACTCGCGGTGGCGCTCGGGCCGGTGGGAGGGGAGTTTCTTGCGGCGTTCGATGCGGCGACGACCAGGCACAGGCATCTGCTCGCCCACACCGGCCGCTGCGTCGGCGCAGCGGGCCAGTTGTGCAGGGCCTGCGCCAACGCGTTCGAGGGTGTGGACGATTCCGCTGCCGGCTCGCTCAACGCGGCAGACGCCGCCGGGACCGGGGAGATGAAGGTATGA
- a CDS encoding ribonuclease H family protein, whose amino-acid sequence MTIIAAADGSALGNPGPAGWGWYIDSDRWACGGWKRGTNNQGELVAVLDLLRQTRDLDEPLEILCDSQYVINSVTKWMHGWKRKGWKKADGKPVLNVEIMRALDAELAAAKSSGREVSFRWVKGHAGHELNEKADRLANGAAQSYAGGSSPDSGPGFPGASASAGKGTDPADAAKDSGMTPDVASPRTSALSRSSARGTTADDDSPSLFDLPSGDEPATTAAAPSAAVGPAAADAVSSVRQTRSAWHSGGAAPLHADFRKIGEPSLHGEEAHAWAAGRSCVMVSREDGALEVWVLEGKSWELATLAAGA is encoded by the coding sequence GTGACGATCATCGCGGCAGCAGACGGTTCGGCCCTCGGCAATCCCGGCCCGGCGGGGTGGGGTTGGTATATCGATTCCGACAGGTGGGCATGCGGCGGCTGGAAGCGCGGCACCAATAACCAGGGAGAGCTCGTCGCGGTGCTCGACCTGCTACGACAGACGCGCGATCTCGACGAACCGCTCGAGATCCTCTGCGACTCGCAATATGTGATCAACTCCGTCACCAAGTGGATGCACGGCTGGAAGCGCAAGGGGTGGAAGAAGGCAGACGGTAAGCCGGTGCTCAATGTCGAGATCATGCGCGCGCTCGACGCGGAGCTCGCCGCCGCGAAGTCCTCCGGCCGTGAGGTCTCGTTCCGCTGGGTCAAGGGCCACGCGGGGCACGAGCTCAACGAGAAGGCCGACCGCCTCGCCAATGGTGCCGCGCAGAGCTACGCGGGTGGCTCCTCCCCCGACTCTGGCCCCGGGTTCCCCGGCGCCTCCGCTTCCGCGGGCAAGGGCACCGACCCGGCGGACGCAGCAAAAGATTCGGGTATGACGCCGGACGTCGCTTCCCCCCGCACCTCCGCACTTTCGCGCTCCTCCGCCCGTGGCACCACCGCCGACGACGATTCGCCGAGCCTTTTCGACCTCCCCTCCGGCGACGAACCCGCCACCACCGCTGCCGCCCCTTCGGCCGCAGTGGGGCCGGCTGCCGCGGACGCGGTGTCCTCGGTGCGGCAGACGCGCTCGGCGTGGCATTCGGGCGGCGCCGCGCCGCTCCACGCCGACTTCCGGAAAATCGGCGAGCCTTCTCTGCACGGCGAAGAGGCGCACGCATGGGCCGCAGGACGTTCGTGCGTCATGGTCTCGCGCGAAGACGGTGCGCTCGAGGTGTGGGTCCTCGAAGGCAAGAGCTGGGAGCTGGCGACGCTCGCCGCGGGCGCCTAA
- a CDS encoding gamma-glutamylcyclotransferase family protein, which translates to MPMYAAYGMNMDPDHMSAKAPRSPIAGTGWLRGWRLTFAGGSVDGPGPHSEQGALASVVEDPDSQVFVVLYDVTEDDVALLDRWEGTDSIRPTRLRSRVHRLPNLPAGPPVDAQVSEFSVSDVTPGPSGTTGGELSEEEYAPQGEDVVAWFYVMDAYEGGLPLAAYLGQLADAAESAGAPADYVHELRTRPCQAGGAD; encoded by the coding sequence GTGCCGATGTATGCCGCGTACGGAATGAACATGGACCCGGACCACATGTCCGCGAAGGCTCCGCGCTCCCCCATTGCGGGAACGGGGTGGCTGCGCGGCTGGCGGCTGACGTTCGCCGGGGGCAGCGTGGACGGCCCCGGTCCGCACTCCGAACAGGGCGCCCTGGCATCGGTGGTCGAGGACCCGGATTCGCAGGTGTTCGTCGTGCTCTACGACGTCACCGAGGATGACGTCGCCCTACTCGATCGCTGGGAGGGCACCGATTCGATCCGGCCTACGCGACTGCGGTCCCGTGTACACCGGCTACCGAACCTGCCCGCCGGTCCGCCGGTCGATGCGCAGGTCTCGGAATTCTCGGTCTCCGACGTCACACCCGGTCCTTCCGGAACCACCGGAGGCGAGCTCTCCGAGGAGGAGTACGCGCCGCAGGGCGAGGACGTCGTCGCGTGGTTCTACGTGATGGACGCCTACGAGGGCGGCCTGCCGCTGGCCGCGTACCTCGGGCAGCTCGCCGATGCCGCCGAGTCCGCGGGGGCACCCGCCGACTACGTCCACGAGCTGCGCACCCGTCCCTGCCAGGCGGGCGGCGCGGACTGA
- the upp gene encoding uracil phosphoribosyltransferase has product MEPNVITHPLVADRLRIVRDASSDTAQFRSAMEQLGQMLSYEALTNLEFDTVPVTTPVTETTGTYVHRNVLFVPVLRAGLGILDAALRLVPEASIGFVGMARNEESHVPEAYLASLPKDLDAKQIFVLDPMLATGGSLIATCEELVSRGAKHITAVCVLCAPEGIAALQESGLPVSLVTASIDERLNSDAFIVPGLGDAGDRLFGPR; this is encoded by the coding sequence GTGGAACCAAACGTCATCACACATCCCCTCGTCGCCGACCGCCTCCGGATCGTCCGAGACGCTTCGTCGGACACCGCCCAATTCCGCTCCGCGATGGAGCAGCTCGGGCAGATGCTCAGCTACGAAGCGCTCACGAACCTCGAATTCGATACGGTGCCGGTGACAACCCCGGTGACCGAGACGACCGGCACCTACGTCCACCGCAACGTGCTGTTCGTGCCCGTGCTCCGTGCGGGGCTCGGCATTCTCGATGCCGCGTTGCGACTCGTGCCGGAAGCGTCGATCGGTTTCGTGGGCATGGCCCGCAACGAGGAATCGCACGTGCCCGAGGCCTATCTCGCTTCGCTCCCCAAGGACCTCGACGCCAAGCAGATCTTCGTCCTCGACCCGATGCTGGCCACGGGCGGTTCGCTTATCGCGACCTGCGAGGAACTCGTCAGCCGAGGCGCCAAGCACATCACCGCAGTCTGCGTGTTGTGCGCGCCCGAGGGTATCGCTGCACTTCAAGAATCTGGGCTGCCGGTCTCGCTCGTCACGGCGTCGATCGACGAGCGCCTCAATTCCGATGCGTTCATCGTCCCCGGCCTCGGCGACGCCGGTGACCGGCTCTTCGGCCCGCGCTAG